Proteins encoded together in one Shewanella acanthi window:
- the lpxD gene encoding UDP-3-O-(3-hydroxymyristoyl)glucosamine N-acyltransferase, giving the protein MKSVTLKELSLLLDGVVQGDETMVIASVATLEHAKAGQISFLANSKYRAQLESTQAGAVLLSAKDAQDYSGTALVVKDPYVGFARVAQLLDTTPKAASGIHPTAVIDPSAQLGEGVAIGANAVIGANVILGENVQIGPGSVIGQDSIIGSNSRLWANVTVYHNVQLGQDCIIHSGAILGSDGFGYANERGQWVKIPQTGGVRIGDRVEIGANTTIDRGALGHTEIHNGVIIDNQVQVAHNDIIGENTAIAGSTTIAGSVTIGKYCIIGGSSAIAGHLSIADGVHVSGGTNITSSMQEPGLYSSATVAMDNKLWRKNTVRFRQLDELFQRVKKLEKNSTTPD; this is encoded by the coding sequence ATGAAAAGTGTGACTTTAAAAGAGTTAAGCCTGTTATTAGATGGCGTGGTTCAGGGCGATGAAACGATGGTGATAGCCAGCGTTGCAACCCTAGAGCACGCCAAAGCGGGTCAAATCTCTTTTTTAGCCAACAGCAAATACCGTGCTCAGCTTGAGTCTACTCAAGCTGGCGCGGTGTTATTGTCGGCTAAAGATGCTCAGGACTATTCGGGTACGGCATTAGTCGTCAAAGACCCCTATGTGGGTTTTGCTCGAGTGGCACAATTGTTAGATACCACGCCTAAAGCGGCATCAGGCATTCATCCAACGGCAGTGATTGACCCATCCGCGCAGTTAGGCGAGGGGGTTGCCATTGGTGCTAATGCAGTTATCGGGGCGAATGTGATCCTCGGTGAAAACGTGCAGATTGGTCCAGGTTCTGTGATTGGACAAGATTCTATTATCGGTTCTAACAGCCGTTTATGGGCCAATGTGACTGTGTACCATAATGTCCAATTAGGACAAGATTGTATTATCCATTCGGGTGCTATTTTAGGTTCGGATGGTTTTGGCTATGCTAACGAGCGTGGTCAGTGGGTTAAAATCCCGCAAACCGGTGGTGTACGTATTGGCGATCGCGTTGAAATCGGTGCAAATACCACGATTGATCGCGGCGCATTAGGCCATACTGAAATTCACAACGGTGTGATCATCGACAACCAAGTGCAGGTTGCCCACAACGATATTATTGGTGAAAATACCGCAATTGCCGGTAGCACCACAATCGCTGGCAGTGTCACCATTGGTAAATATTGTATTATTGGTGGTAGCAGCGCGATTGCGGGTCACTTATCTATTGCCGATGGTGTGCATGTGTCAGGTGGTACTAACATCACCAGTAGTATGCAGGAACCAGGTTTATATTCTTCGGCAACAGTCGCAATGGATAACAAGCTGTGGCGTAAAAATACAGTTCGCTTCCGTCAATTGGATGAACTGTTCCAGCGTGTGAAAAAGCTGGAAAAGAATTCAACTACACCAGACTAA
- a CDS encoding OmpH family outer membrane protein, with the protein MVNRALVTLALLGAPLAAQAENIAVVDMGAVFEQLPQREQISKELKAEFGDRMAEVQKMQEEMRSLMEKQQRDGALMNDTQKTELVRKMDSLKADYQLKGKALDEDLRRRQGEEQNKLLVKVQKAINTIAEKEKFDLVLQRGAVIYVKPNADISAKVVEALSKGK; encoded by the coding sequence ATGGTAAATCGTGCCCTAGTGACGTTAGCTTTATTAGGTGCACCTTTAGCGGCGCAGGCAGAAAACATTGCTGTAGTTGATATGGGCGCTGTGTTTGAACAGTTACCACAACGTGAGCAAATCTCTAAAGAGCTGAAAGCCGAGTTTGGCGATCGTATGGCTGAAGTTCAGAAAATGCAGGAAGAAATGCGTTCTCTGATGGAGAAGCAGCAACGTGATGGCGCGTTAATGAATGACACGCAAAAAACTGAGCTGGTACGTAAAATGGACTCCCTAAAAGCTGACTATCAGCTAAAAGGTAAAGCATTGGATGAAGACTTACGTCGTCGCCAAGGTGAAGAGCAAAACAAACTATTAGTTAAGGTGCAAAAAGCCATTAACACTATCGCTGAAAAAGAGAAGTTCGATCTCGTTTTACAACGTGGTGCGGTTATCTATGTTAAGCCAAACGCTGACATCAGTGCCAAAGTGGTTGAAGCCTTAAGCAAAGGCAAGTAA
- the bamA gene encoding outer membrane protein assembly factor BamA: protein MRLNKLFASMLFVGASFSGNVLAESFQPFEVTDIQVEGLQRVALGAALLSLPVKVGDTVDQLKIQQAIKSLYGSTNFENISISHDGGVLIVKVTERPTISAVTFEGNKDIKDEQLQESLDGSGVKVGESLDRTMLSGIEKGLQDFYYGVGKYGAKVEAQIINLPRNRVELKFKFTEGLAAEIRQINVVGNKEFTDAELIGMLELKDYVAWWDLFGERRYQKQKLQADLETIKTYYHNKGYIRFEVTSTQVAMTPDRKGLYITINVNEGEKYTVKDVNLTGDLMGREELMKSILPIKAGDMYNGGDVTFTEEMYSKYLGRFGYAYPEVKTYPEIDDKTKEVTLNINIKPGKRVYVRSVNFTGNAVTKDEVMRREMRQMEGAWLNSAQIEQSKSRLNRLGFFETVDTETIQVPGTDDLVDVAVKVKEQPSGSFNAGVGYGTESGLSLQFGVQQSNFLGTGNQAGVSISTNKYSKNVNLSYTDPYWTKDGVSLGGSVYWSEFDANEANLERYKNSSYGVALNSGFPINEYNRINGGIGYRHNSISEISTYEQALRFYNIYREDDPNSDLSFDNFELSLGWYRSTLNRGTFPTDGSSQRLSGKMTVPSSDLQYFKTDFDTNFYFPINRSHSFVFLARGRLGYGNGYGQYNDNDQILPFWENYYSGGSTSLRGFKSNSVGPRSFYIDRDIEPCAPDPTGESCSLAGDPSTVGVSSGRSIGGNAIATASLELIVPTPFLDEAYTNSVRTSFFVDAGNVWDTEFDYASYMTLPADQFDKLQDYGDPNRIRASWGMSLQWLSPMGPMVFSLAWPLKEYEGDDTEIFSFNIGKTF, encoded by the coding sequence ATGAGATTGAATAAACTTTTTGCCTCGATGTTATTCGTCGGTGCGTCGTTTTCAGGGAATGTGTTGGCTGAATCTTTCCAACCCTTTGAAGTGACCGACATCCAAGTTGAAGGTTTGCAGCGAGTCGCACTGGGTGCTGCCTTGTTAAGCTTACCAGTGAAAGTGGGTGATACTGTTGACCAGTTAAAAATTCAGCAGGCGATTAAGAGCCTGTATGGTTCAACGAACTTTGAAAATATCTCCATCAGCCACGATGGTGGTGTCTTGATTGTGAAAGTGACCGAGCGTCCGACGATCAGCGCCGTGACCTTCGAAGGCAACAAAGATATTAAAGACGAGCAGTTACAGGAAAGTTTGGACGGCAGCGGCGTGAAAGTCGGTGAGTCTTTAGACCGTACTATGCTCTCTGGCATTGAAAAAGGTCTGCAAGATTTCTACTACGGTGTGGGTAAATACGGCGCTAAAGTGGAAGCGCAAATCATTAACTTGCCCCGTAACCGCGTGGAATTAAAATTCAAGTTTACCGAAGGTTTGGCGGCGGAAATTCGCCAAATTAACGTCGTCGGCAATAAAGAATTCACCGATGCTGAGCTTATCGGCATGCTAGAGCTCAAAGATTACGTCGCTTGGTGGGATCTTTTTGGTGAGCGTCGCTATCAGAAACAAAAGCTGCAAGCTGACCTTGAGACCATTAAAACCTATTACCACAATAAGGGTTATATCCGCTTTGAAGTCACTTCGACTCAAGTGGCGATGACACCTGACCGTAAAGGTTTATACATCACCATCAACGTCAATGAAGGTGAAAAATACACAGTTAAAGACGTTAACTTAACCGGTGATTTAATGGGCCGTGAAGAGTTAATGAAGTCCATTCTGCCAATTAAAGCCGGTGATATGTACAACGGCGGTGATGTGACCTTCACCGAAGAAATGTACAGCAAGTACCTAGGCCGTTTTGGCTATGCCTATCCAGAAGTTAAAACTTACCCAGAGATTGATGATAAAACTAAGGAAGTGACCTTAAACATCAACATTAAACCGGGTAAACGCGTCTATGTACGTTCGGTTAACTTTACCGGTAACGCCGTGACCAAAGACGAAGTGATGCGCCGTGAAATGCGTCAGATGGAAGGTGCATGGTTAAATTCAGCGCAAATCGAGCAGTCTAAATCGCGTTTAAACCGCTTAGGTTTCTTCGAAACAGTGGACACTGAAACCATTCAAGTGCCAGGTACTGACGATTTAGTCGATGTGGCGGTGAAGGTAAAAGAGCAGCCATCGGGCTCATTTAACGCCGGTGTCGGTTATGGTACTGAATCGGGTTTAAGCTTGCAGTTTGGTGTGCAGCAATCTAACTTCCTTGGCACGGGTAACCAAGCTGGGGTGAGCATCAGCACTAACAAGTACTCTAAAAACGTGAACTTATCTTATACCGACCCTTATTGGACTAAGGATGGTGTGAGTTTAGGTGGCAGCGTTTACTGGAGCGAGTTTGATGCTAACGAAGCTAACCTTGAGCGTTATAAAAACAGCTCCTACGGTGTGGCGTTAAACTCTGGCTTCCCGATTAACGAATACAACCGTATTAACGGTGGTATAGGCTATCGCCACAACTCGATTTCGGAAATCTCGACCTACGAACAGGCGCTGCGTTTCTACAATATTTATCGTGAAGATGACCCGAATTCGGATTTAAGTTTCGATAACTTTGAGCTGAGTTTAGGCTGGTATCGTAGCACCTTGAACCGCGGTACCTTCCCAACGGACGGTTCGTCACAGCGCTTAAGTGGCAAGATGACAGTGCCAAGTTCGGATCTGCAATACTTCAAGACCGATTTTGATACTAACTTCTACTTCCCAATCAACCGTAGTCACAGCTTTGTGTTCTTGGCCCGTGGTCGTTTAGGCTATGGTAACGGTTACGGTCAGTACAATGATAACGACCAAATCCTGCCATTCTGGGAAAACTATTACTCAGGCGGTAGCACTTCACTGCGTGGCTTTAAATCTAACTCGGTCGGCCCTCGTTCATTCTACATTGACCGTGATATCGAGCCTTGCGCCCCGGATCCAACCGGCGAGAGCTGTAGTTTAGCCGGTGATCCAAGCACTGTGGGTGTCAGTTCTGGTCGCTCTATTGGTGGTAACGCCATTGCAACTGCAAGCTTAGAGTTGATTGTACCGACGCCATTCCTCGATGAGGCTTATACTAATTCGGTTCGTACCAGCTTCTTCGTCGATGCGGGTAACGTATGGGATACGGAGTTTGATTACGCGTCCTATATGACCTTGCCAGCAGACCAATTTGATAAGCTACAGGACTACGGCGATCCAAATCGCATCCGCGCGTCTTGGGGGATGAGTTTACAGTGGTTATCCCCAATGGGACCTATGGTGTTTAGCTTAGCTTGGCCATTAAAAGAGTATGAAGGCGATGACACAGAGATCTTCTCCTTCAATATTGGCAAAACTTTTTAA
- the rseP gene encoding sigma E protease regulator RseP yields the protein MLDFFWNLGFFIVALGLLITAHEYGHFYVARRCGVKVERFSIGFGKAIWRKQGQDGTEYVLAMIPLGGYVKMLDERVEDVPEELKPQAFNRKSVWQRIAIVAAGPIANFIFAIAALYLMYLIGVPSLKPVITSTTPNTAAAQIQVTEPLKVTAISGQTVRNWEEVNLALVGHIGDDSLSVSVAPLNALEGLDTPARTYTLDTRDWRFDPEKESPITTLGLGIYRPEIEPKIASISQNSAAANSELKVGDLIVAINGENYTDWPAFVDIIQHSANVAIDLTVRRGADQLSVSVTPTGVENSEGKLTGVLGVSPTQAQWPENMKLQLEYGPIDAIGIAVDKTWQLVAVSFKMISKLFTGDVSVKNLSGPISIAQGAGNSANYGLVYFLGFLALISVNLGIINLLPLPVLDGGHLLYYFVEVITGKPVSEKVQEIGFRFGAALLLMLMSIALFNDFARL from the coding sequence ATGTTAGACTTTTTTTGGAACTTAGGTTTTTTCATCGTTGCACTTGGGTTGTTAATTACCGCCCATGAGTACGGTCATTTCTATGTTGCTCGCCGCTGCGGCGTAAAAGTCGAGCGTTTCTCCATCGGTTTCGGCAAAGCGATATGGCGTAAACAGGGGCAGGATGGCACTGAGTATGTGCTCGCCATGATCCCGCTTGGTGGCTATGTCAAAATGCTCGATGAGCGTGTCGAGGATGTCCCCGAGGAATTAAAGCCCCAGGCTTTTAACCGCAAGAGCGTGTGGCAGCGGATTGCCATTGTCGCCGCTGGCCCCATCGCAAACTTTATCTTTGCAATTGCAGCCCTTTATCTGATGTATCTGATTGGGGTGCCTTCACTTAAACCTGTTATCACTTCTACAACGCCAAATACCGCTGCCGCACAAATTCAAGTGACAGAGCCTTTGAAGGTGACTGCAATATCAGGGCAAACCGTTCGTAACTGGGAAGAAGTGAATTTAGCCCTCGTAGGCCATATCGGTGATGATAGTTTAAGTGTGTCGGTTGCTCCGCTAAATGCACTCGAAGGTTTGGACACGCCAGCGCGCACTTATACCTTAGATACCCGCGATTGGCGCTTCGATCCGGAGAAAGAATCGCCGATTACGACATTAGGGTTAGGGATTTATCGTCCTGAGATTGAACCAAAGATAGCATCGATTAGTCAGAACAGTGCTGCCGCGAACAGTGAACTGAAAGTGGGCGATCTAATCGTGGCAATCAACGGTGAAAATTACACTGATTGGCCTGCTTTTGTTGACATTATTCAACATTCTGCCAATGTGGCTATTGATTTAACGGTACGTCGCGGCGCAGATCAGCTTAGTGTGTCGGTGACACCAACGGGCGTTGAAAACAGTGAAGGCAAACTTACCGGTGTTTTAGGCGTGAGTCCAACACAGGCACAGTGGCCTGAGAACATGAAGTTACAGTTGGAATACGGCCCAATCGATGCAATCGGTATCGCCGTTGATAAAACATGGCAACTTGTTGCCGTGAGCTTTAAGATGATTAGCAAATTATTTACTGGCGATGTGTCGGTGAAGAATTTGAGTGGACCTATCTCCATCGCACAGGGTGCGGGCAATAGTGCAAACTATGGCTTGGTCTACTTTCTCGGTTTCCTCGCGCTTATCAGTGTCAATTTAGGCATCATTAATTTGCTGCCGTTGCCTGTGCTCGATGGGGGACACCTGCTGTATTACTTCGTTGAAGTAATCACTGGCAAACCTGTATCAGAAAAGGTACAGGAAATAGGATTCAGATTTGGGGCAGCGCTACTGCTGATGTTGATGAGCATTGCGCTTTTCAACGATTTTGCCCGACTCTGA
- the ispC gene encoding 1-deoxy-D-xylulose-5-phosphate reductoisomerase, with translation MQNMVILGATGSIGASTLSVISANPEAYQVYGLVANASVDKMLALCLAHRPQVVHMVDSNAAKALNDQLPSSLNIQVTSGEDELISLVTAPEVDTVMAAIVGAAGLVPTLAAVKAGKRVLLANKEALVMSGELFIEATKVSGATLLPVDSEHNAIFQCLPEEVQSNLGRCDLAASGISHILLTGSGGPFLTAELSSLASMTPAQACKHPNWSMGPKISVDSATMMNKGLEFIEARWLFNTQKDQLKVVIHPQSVIHSMVQYRDGSVIAQMGNPDMRTPIAHCMSYPQRIFSGVEPLDFFKVGQLSFCEPDFNRFPCLALAIEACAQGQEATTVLNAANEIAVDAFLKGLIGFTQIAKINEACLTALPKTAMGSIDDIIALDAQTRVYARELLAKFA, from the coding sequence ATGCAAAATATGGTGATTTTGGGCGCGACCGGCTCAATCGGTGCAAGTACCTTAAGTGTGATCTCCGCGAACCCTGAGGCTTATCAGGTGTATGGACTTGTGGCAAATGCCAGTGTCGATAAGATGCTCGCATTATGCTTAGCCCATAGGCCGCAAGTCGTACACATGGTCGATTCAAACGCGGCTAAAGCACTGAACGACCAACTACCTTCGAGCCTTAACATCCAAGTCACTAGTGGTGAAGACGAGCTTATCAGTCTCGTGACTGCCCCTGAGGTGGATACTGTGATGGCGGCCATCGTGGGGGCAGCAGGTTTAGTCCCCACCTTGGCCGCAGTCAAGGCTGGTAAAAGAGTCTTACTTGCCAATAAAGAAGCACTGGTGATGTCTGGCGAATTGTTTATTGAAGCCACTAAAGTCTCTGGTGCCACCTTGCTGCCTGTCGACAGTGAGCACAATGCCATTTTCCAATGTTTACCCGAGGAAGTTCAGTCCAATTTAGGACGCTGTGATTTAGCCGCTTCAGGTATTTCCCATATTCTGCTCACAGGATCCGGTGGCCCGTTTTTGACGGCAGAGCTTTCAAGCCTTGCCTCGATGACACCAGCCCAGGCCTGCAAACACCCTAATTGGTCCATGGGGCCTAAGATTTCGGTCGATTCGGCAACCATGATGAATAAGGGGCTCGAGTTTATCGAAGCCCGCTGGTTGTTTAATACCCAAAAAGATCAATTGAAGGTCGTTATTCATCCGCAAAGCGTGATTCATTCGATGGTGCAATATCGCGATGGCAGCGTGATTGCCCAAATGGGTAATCCTGATATGCGTACACCAATTGCACACTGTATGTCCTATCCCCAAAGAATTTTCTCTGGTGTTGAACCTTTGGATTTTTTCAAAGTCGGACAGTTAAGCTTTTGTGAACCCGACTTTAATCGCTTCCCCTGTTTAGCCCTTGCCATCGAAGCCTGTGCTCAGGGGCAAGAGGCGACGACAGTGCTAAATGCGGCCAATGAGATTGCCGTTGATGCCTTCCTGAAGGGACTGATTGGTTTTACCCAGATTGCCAAGATCAATGAAGCCTGCTTAACTGCTTTGCCTAAAACGGCGATGGGCAGCATTGACGACATTATTGCCTTAGATGCGCAGACTCGGGTATATGCCCGTGAACTGTTAGCCAAATTTGCCTAA
- a CDS encoding phosphatidate cytidylyltransferase, whose translation MLKQRIITAIWLIPLVLGAIFILPVQYFAWALVAVFLIAAKEWGRIIDSQCHVTQWSFTVTVGVLLVALNLIVPADTIWLRGQIHPIYFAVMAIGAMWWVLSLLLVLTYPKSAKLWQNNPMLKSMFGQLTLVPCFVALIALKSISSQLSPYYGASLVFLVMLVVWAADSGAYFVGKAIGKTKLMPAVSPAKTLEGLMGGLATTLVVAAGVMYVSPEQELGLVITVTIFVALISALGDLSESMFKRAACIKDSGTILPGHGGVLDRIDSLTAALPVFTLIYIAFWM comes from the coding sequence TTGCTAAAACAACGTATAATAACAGCAATTTGGTTGATTCCATTGGTGTTGGGAGCCATTTTCATACTCCCAGTTCAGTATTTTGCTTGGGCATTAGTGGCGGTATTTCTGATCGCAGCGAAGGAGTGGGGCAGAATTATTGACAGTCAATGTCATGTGACTCAGTGGAGTTTTACAGTGACGGTCGGGGTCTTACTCGTCGCATTAAACCTGATAGTGCCCGCCGACACCATTTGGCTTCGGGGGCAAATTCATCCCATCTATTTTGCGGTCATGGCGATTGGTGCTATGTGGTGGGTACTCTCCTTATTGTTAGTGCTGACTTACCCTAAAAGCGCCAAGTTATGGCAAAACAATCCCATGCTCAAATCCATGTTTGGGCAGCTCACTCTGGTGCCATGTTTTGTGGCCTTAATCGCGCTTAAATCGATTAGCTCGCAGTTATCACCATACTATGGAGCATCACTGGTGTTTTTAGTGATGTTAGTAGTGTGGGCCGCTGACTCGGGGGCTTACTTTGTGGGTAAAGCGATTGGTAAAACAAAGCTGATGCCAGCCGTTAGCCCTGCTAAAACCCTCGAGGGATTGATGGGCGGCCTAGCGACAACGTTAGTCGTTGCGGCGGGGGTGATGTACGTTTCACCAGAGCAAGAGCTGGGGTTAGTGATTACTGTTACGATTTTTGTGGCGCTGATTTCGGCTCTGGGTGATTTATCCGAGAGTATGTTTAAACGCGCTGCCTGCATCAAAGATTCTGGCACTATTCTGCCAGGTCACGGCGGCGTGCTAGACAGAATCGACAGTTTGACTGCTGCATTGCCAGTATTCACGCTGATCTACATTGCTTTCTGGATGTAA
- the uppS gene encoding polyprenyl diphosphate synthase, which yields MSSTVEFEPQTRPSEQDACRQTTLPEALPERVKQSLPKHVAIIMDGNGRWAQTQGQPRVMGHKAGVKAVRRAVSAASQLGIESLTLFAFSSENWRRPDKEVSLLMELFFTVLQREIKLLHKNQVRLNIIGDISRFSARLQKQIKAAEEKTATNQGLTLNIAANYGGRWDILQAAQKLAEKVETGEMTSSQFTEEALNEHLCMQNQSEVDLMIRTGGDYRISNFILWQAAYAELVFLDTLWPDFDEQAFHEAIATFNSRQRRFGLTGSQIEEMRAL from the coding sequence ATGTCATCCACAGTGGAATTTGAGCCGCAGACAAGGCCGTCTGAGCAGGATGCCTGCAGACAGACAACCTTACCGGAAGCTTTGCCCGAACGGGTTAAGCAGTCATTACCTAAACATGTCGCCATTATTATGGACGGTAATGGTCGTTGGGCCCAAACCCAAGGTCAACCCAGGGTGATGGGGCATAAAGCGGGAGTTAAGGCGGTTCGTCGCGCGGTAAGTGCAGCGAGTCAACTAGGCATTGAGTCGCTGACGCTGTTTGCGTTTTCAAGCGAGAATTGGCGCCGACCCGATAAAGAAGTCAGCCTGTTGATGGAACTGTTTTTTACAGTCTTGCAACGGGAAATCAAGTTGCTGCATAAAAACCAAGTACGACTCAATATCATCGGAGATATCAGTCGTTTTTCTGCGCGCTTGCAAAAACAAATTAAGGCTGCTGAAGAAAAGACAGCAACCAATCAGGGGTTAACTCTTAATATTGCCGCCAATTACGGTGGTCGATGGGATATTCTGCAAGCTGCTCAAAAGTTAGCTGAAAAGGTGGAAACTGGCGAAATGACCAGCAGTCAGTTCACCGAAGAGGCCTTAAATGAGCATTTATGCATGCAAAATCAGAGTGAAGTTGATTTAATGATCCGCACTGGCGGTGATTATCGGATCAGCAATTTTATACTCTGGCAGGCTGCCTACGCAGAGTTAGTGTTCTTGGACACCCTCTGGCCTGATTTCGATGAACAGGCATTTCATGAAGCGATTGCCACTTTTAACAGTCGCCAGCGCCGTTTCGGTTTGACGGGCAGTCAAATTGAAGAGATGCGCGCATTGTAA
- the frr gene encoding ribosome recycling factor has translation MIADIKQDALERMGKCVEATKNQMAKVRTGRAHPSLLDSIQVSYYGTMTPLNQVANVGVEDARTLSVTVFDRSAIQAVEKAIMSSDLGLNPMSAGATLRIPLPALTEERRKDFIKVVRNEAEGGRVAIRNVRRDAISEVKKLEKAKECTEDDVRRFEDEVQKLTDANIKKVDEILAAKEVELMEV, from the coding sequence GTGATTGCAGATATTAAACAAGATGCTCTAGAGCGCATGGGTAAGTGCGTAGAAGCAACCAAAAATCAAATGGCTAAAGTACGTACAGGCCGTGCACACCCAAGCTTACTGGATTCTATCCAAGTGTCTTACTATGGCACCATGACACCACTGAACCAAGTGGCTAACGTGGGTGTTGAAGACGCGCGCACCCTGTCTGTGACTGTGTTCGACCGTAGCGCTATTCAAGCGGTTGAAAAGGCGATTATGAGCTCGGACCTGGGCTTAAACCCAATGTCTGCTGGTGCGACTTTACGTATTCCATTACCGGCACTGACTGAAGAACGTCGTAAAGACTTTATCAAAGTGGTGCGTAACGAAGCCGAAGGTGGCCGTGTGGCTATCCGTAACGTACGTCGTGATGCGATTTCTGAAGTGAAGAAGCTTGAAAAAGCGAAAGAATGTACTGAAGACGATGTACGTCGTTTTGAAGATGAAGTACAAAAACTCACCGATGCTAACATCAAGAAAGTTGATGAAATTTTAGCAGCGAAAGAAGTTGAGTTGATGGAAGTCTAA
- the pyrH gene encoding UMP kinase codes for MSTNPKPAFRRILLKLSGEALMGDEGFGIDPKVLDRMAQEVKELVELGIQVGVVIGGGNLFRGEGLAKAGMNRVVGDHMGMLATVMNGLAMRDALHRAYVNARLMSAIPLKGVCDDYNWAEAISLLKSGRVVIFAAGTGNPFCTTDSAACLRGIEIEAEVVLKGTKVDGVYSDDPMKNPEAVKYDELSYTEVLDKELKVMDLAAFTMARDHDMPILVFNMNKPGALRRVVMGEEEGTLIRAK; via the coding sequence ATGAGCACCAATCCAAAACCTGCATTTAGACGCATCCTTCTAAAATTAAGTGGCGAAGCATTAATGGGCGACGAAGGCTTTGGCATCGACCCAAAAGTGTTAGATCGCATGGCTCAAGAAGTGAAAGAGCTGGTAGAGTTAGGCATTCAGGTGGGTGTGGTCATTGGTGGTGGCAATCTATTTCGCGGTGAAGGCTTGGCAAAAGCCGGTATGAACCGTGTGGTGGGCGATCACATGGGTATGCTGGCAACGGTAATGAATGGCCTCGCCATGCGTGATGCCCTGCACCGTGCCTATGTTAATGCTCGCCTGATGTCTGCTATCCCGTTAAAAGGGGTGTGTGATGACTACAATTGGGCTGAAGCAATCAGTTTATTAAAATCTGGCCGTGTAGTGATTTTCGCTGCAGGGACGGGTAACCCATTCTGCACTACCGATTCAGCTGCTTGTTTACGCGGCATTGAAATCGAAGCAGAAGTCGTGCTAAAAGGCACTAAAGTTGACGGTGTTTACTCAGACGACCCGATGAAAAACCCTGAAGCGGTTAAATACGACGAGTTATCTTACACTGAAGTACTCGACAAAGAATTAAAAGTAATGGACTTAGCTGCCTTTACTATGGCGCGTGACCATGACATGCCGATTTTGGTATTCAACATGAACAAACCAGGCGCATTACGCCGTGTGGTCATGGGTGAAGAAGAAGGCACGCTGATCCGAGCTAAATAA